From Shewanella acanthi:
GCACCTAACTCGAGTGCTTTTGCCATTGCTGCTAGAGTGTTTTCGGCCACATAACCGCTGGCGCCACGGTGTGCAAAAATAAGCATTAACTTAACCTGTTAATTTCTAAGGATGCCAGTCTGCTCGCGGTTAGATCCATTTTTAACATGGATCTCCATTTGCGGGTAGGCCAGTTCTAAATTGTTTTCTTTGAGTTTACGCGTGATGCGTTTATGCAAATCATGGCGCAGTGGCCAACGTGCCGACATATCCTTAGCGTAGGCGCGTACTTCATAGTCTTGAGTATGTTGGCCAAAGCCTGCAAACCAGACTTCAGGTTCTGGATTTTGCAGCGCGTCTTCACATTCTTGCACCGCTTGATACAGCGCCGCTTCGACCTTGGCTGGATCGGAATCGCGAGCAACTGCGACATTCACACGCACCCGAGTAATAGGATCAGAAAGTGACCAGTTGACTAATTGCTCGGTAATAAAAGCCTTATTAGGAATGATAATTTCCTTTCTATCCCAGTCGATAATGGTGGTCGCACGGATTTGAATTTTACTTACTGTTCCTGTGAGTTCACGAATGGTGACTGTGTCGCCAATCCGCACGGGTTTCTCGAACAGAATAATCAGGCCCGAAATAAAGTTCGCGAAGATTTCCTGCAAACCAAAACCCAGACCCAGTGACAGTGCAGCTATGAGCCATTGCAGTTTCGACCATTCCATCCCCAAGCTGGAGAAGCCGATAAGTAAACCAAGGAAGACCACTAAATAGCGGCTCACGGTTGTAATCGCAAAGCCGGTGCCGGGGGAAAGATCGAGCCTTTGCAAGATCATCAGTTCGAGCAAACCGGGAAGATTAGTCGCAATCATCAAGGAAAAGCCAACGACCACAAGGCCAAAGAGTACCGATTTCATAGTGATTGGCAATTGCTGCTCGACACCATTGATGCTGGTGTTAGTCGTCCACAGGGTGATGCCGTCGAGGAAGGAAAACAGCGCTACGTGGGTTTGGGTCCATAGGCCAATTAAGCTCGCTAAAAATGCCAATAATAGTAGCGAGCGAACGATCCCTAGGGATTGGCTAGAAATGGTTTCAAGGTCGACCACGGGCTCTTCATAGGTGTCTAGGCCATCATTGGTCGAGCCCTGATGTTCGCCTTTTTCCCGCTGGGCAAGTCGCTCGGCCCGTTTTGCCTTAGCGCGATCAAAGGCAATGCGGCGGCGTTCAATCAACATCCAGCGTTTAATGACTTGATACAGCAGTAAAAATCCAAGTCCTAATACGATGGAGAGCTGCAGTTGTAGCAACATTTGGAACGCAGTGAAGTAATAGCCTCTAAAGGCGAGTACCGCACTTGAGAGTGGCACCAGAATTAAAAATGCCCACAGCAGTTTTTGCATCAAGCGTTTATTTTTGCCGTTGTGGTGGTTACCGATGTTTTGACGGCTGAGTATTAAAATGTCTTTGTATAACAAGAACAAAAGAATGCAAAAACAGATAAACGCACCGCGACCAATACTGTTACGTACAAGCGAGGCGTCTAACACTTCGGTGAATCCCATGAGTCCCAGTAAGGGGCTAGCAATAAATACAAAGTGCTTTAAGCGCTGTTTACCCGCCTGAATAAGGTGGGCGGGACGTTTAAAGTGGCCGACTAATACCCCTTTATCGATTGCCAAAATAAACATTACGCGGTACAGCAAGTAAACCAAACCAATGGCGAGTATCCCCATGCCGATGGCCTGAACAAAGTTTCGTTCCGATTGGTAGAAAATCCAACCTGCGGCGACTACGGGCAAGGGCTTAATGAGGGCGTAGCCTAAACTGATCCCTAGGGATTTGAGAGTAAAGATGAATTTATCCTGGGTCACGTTGCCAACATAGGTAACATAGTGGGCCAACAGGCGGTTTAACTTGGGCCTCATCAGGTCCTGCACCACGAGGCACAGCACCATTAAAATAATCCACCAAGACCAATAGTCGGATTGTTCCTGCCAGGCTTTATTTAATTGTCCCCATTGCGCTTTCTGGAATAACCAGATTGTGCTTCGTTGCAAATCAGTCAACCAGAGTTTGTTGATACTGGCGGCATTGGGTACCCAGAATAAGTGTTCATTTAGGGTGTTTTTAAGGGTTAGATTTTGCTGACTGAGCTGCTGGTAGTTGACTTTAAGTTTGCCAAGCTCACTGAGGTATTGGTCGTAGCTCTGTAACAGCTGCTTTAGCAGTACTTGCTGCGAGCGTAGTAACTTAAGTTGGGCACTGTTGTAAGTATTTTGTTCGAGCTCCTGCTCATTTAAACCCTGTTGCTGTTCAATGTGGTATCTGTCCAAACGCGCATCGGCAATCAGGGTTTGTAATTTTTCATGGTTAGGGGGTTTGGGTAGTGATTGCAGCATCTGCAAAAAACGATCGCCGAAGGCGGAATTCATTTTAACCCAAGTAATTTGCTCTTGAATGTTGGCGAGCTGCTTGGCTTGGGATTGGTATTGCAGTTCAGCCTGTTCCTGTTCTTCGACCACATTGTTGATTTGCAAAGTCAGGGTTTGTAGTTTTTGCCCATAGATATTATTCGTATCGGCAATATTACGGGTCGTGGGGTCGACAACCTTATCGGAGTCGACAACATTTTTGGCCAAGGTCGCATCGGTTTGCTGTTGGCGCTGTATATTCATCGCCTTGTTAATTGTCTCGATTAAGCCTTCCTGTTGACTAAGCTGCTGGCGCACCAGTTGCAATTGCAGTTGGGTGAGTTCGATACGTTTTTGGCTGCTGGCAATTTCTGCCTCGTTGGTGGCAAGACTCTGCTCGAAAAACATTCTTTGAGTCTGTTGCAGCTCTCCCGCTGGAGTGTCCAGTGGTGCTAGCTCGCTCTTCTTGTTTTGACTCACATTTTGTCGCGCCTGTGCTATCACATTTGGTAATTGGTTATGGCGTTGTAAAAGCTCATTGAGCTGATTACCAAGGGCGGTTTCGCTGTCTTTTAATTCGGATAGTCGTAAGTAGGCCATTGAGGCCTGCTGGTTTAAATCGGTTTGGCTACCTAGCTTAAGGGGTTTTGCGGCTTCGATAAGCCCCTGATTAATGGTCTTCTTATTATCTTCAAAATCAAGCAGGGACTGCTGGAAATGATTGGCATTGGCGGCCAGTTTATCGATGTTGGTTTTTAGCTCAGCGATTTGTTGTTCAATGCTAAGGTTTTGTTGTGAATTTGTGTTGTTTAAGCCAAGGCGTTTATCCAACTGAAGTGCCGAGTTGGCGTAGAGGGAGAAGGAGAAAAAAGCAACTACTAACAATAAAATACGTAACATATCAGCGATACAGACTCAGTGCGAATTACGCGCTAATCTTAGCCAACTAACGCTTGAATTGGTATGTTTTAAACGCCCTTTTTTCGTCTTTGGGCTAGGTGTGACTGATGAGTCTCAAAAATGGCGGTTGCTACAATAATAGTGCCACCAATCATAGTGTTTAGATTGAGTCCCTCACCCAGAATAAGCAGCGCAAGCACCGCGCCATAAAAGGGTTGCAGACAGGAGACAAGGCCAACGGTTTTAGCACTTAATTGGCGCAGGGCTGAGGTAAACAGGGCGTGTGGTGCAGCGGTAAAAATCACCCCCAATAACACCAATAATCCCCAAGTGTGAAGGCTGATGCTAGACAGCTCTGTTTGATGCCAAGGTAGAAGAAATACCGCAGCCACTAAGGTTTGGTAGAACATGGCGTGGGGGCCGCTATATTGGGAGAAGTAGCGCTTCTGCAATAAATTGCGGGCGGTGAACAGCATGGCTGAGACTATACCAACGATTATCCCAAGGGTAGTATCATTCCCTAAGTTTGCTTCTGGGATCAGCAGGATAACGCCGAACAGTACCAACACAGCGCTAATCATATCCTGCATTTTTATTCTATTGCCCGTCAGTAACGGTTCAACGATAACCGTCATTACCGGATAGGTAAAAAAGGCAATCATGCCAATCGCAACCGATGACAGCTGCATGGCGGCAAAATACGTCACCCAGTGCAGGCTCACTATCACCCCAAGTCCAATGGCGACGAGGTAATCTTGTTTGCTGCCTAGGGTTAAGCTGCGGCGATAATTGACAAATAGTCCCAATACCACGGCGGCGACGATACAACGTAAAAACGTGATATCTAACGCACTCAGAGGTATTAACTTTGAGAACAGTGCGGTGCCGCCAAACATCAGCACCGCTAAATGGAGTTCAACTAATCCTGTGGATTTAGACATCTACTCTTAAATCGCCGCTAATAGTTAGTCTGCAATGCTCACGTTTTTAAGGTTGGCAAAGGGTTGACCCATGCGGGTCACCGCTTCTGCTTCAACGCCTTCGGCGAAGGTGTCAATGGCGTCCTTAGCAAAAAGCATGACCACAGTACTCCCCAGTTTAAAGCGGCCCATTTCTTCACCTTTTTCTAAGGTGATGGCTTCGCTTCCTTCGGTTGGGTATTCCCAAGTAAATACTTGCTTACCTGTAGGTGGCGTAACAGTGCCCGCCCAAACGGTTTCGATGCTCGCAACAATAGTTGCACCAACCAGCACCATGGCCAGTGGGCCATGTTCGGTTTCGAAAATCGCTACAACACGTTCGTTGCGAGCAAAAAGCCCTGGTACGTGACGGGCTGTCAGCGGATTTACCGAAAACAGTTCACCCGGTACGTAGGTCATTTTTGAAAGCGTGCCTTTGATAGGCATATGGATACGGTGGTAATCCTTAGGCGCTAAGTAAATAGTCGCAAAGTCACCGCCTTCGAAGCGTTTAGCATCTTCGGCTTGATCGCCAAGCAGGGTATTTGATGAATAATGATGACCTTTGGCTTGAAAAATACGACCCTCTTTAATCGGACCGAGTTGGCTTACGGCACCGTCAACAGGGTGTACCATGATGTTCGGCGCGTGGTTTACTGGGCGAATGCCGGGTTTCAGGGCGCGGGTGAAGAAGGCGTTAAAGGTTTTGTAGGCTTCCGGCTCGCTTTGGAGAGCTTCGCTCATATCAATCTTGTATTGCTTAATAAACCACTTGATGAAAGCCGTGGTTAATGCACCAGATTCAGAGGCCGCGAATTTACCGACTAAACGAGATAATAAGTGCTTAGGTAACATGTACTGCAGCGCTATTTTAACTTTGTCCACTTTCTATTCCTTTCCTAATCCATTGCTCATTGTGTTGAGACTTTGTTATTTCAAGCTTATTTATACGTACTTATTCGTCATCCTGCGCACGGAAATAGCGGGCATGGCGCTGCTCATCGAGGCTGGCGATGATTCTGTGGTAATTGTAGAAGCGATCTTCGCTGATCTTACCTTGGTCCACGGCGGCTTTAAGGGCACAGCCAGGATCGTCTAAGTGTTTGCAATCACGGAATTTACAGCCACCTAAAAAGTCACGGAACTCGATAAAACACCAACCCACGCGTTGTGCGGGTAAATGCCAGAGGGCAAATTCACGCACACCTGGTGAGTCAATCAAATCGCCGCCACTTGGGAGGTGTAATAATTTAGCTGTGGTGGTGGTGTGTTGCCCTAGCCCTGAGTTGTCGGAGACATCGCCCACTAAGAGGTCGGCATCGGGGAGAAGGGCGTTGACCAGTGATGATTTACCGACACCGGATTGTCCGGCAAATACGCTGACCTTGTCTTTGAGTAAGGCTTTAATGGTATCTAAGCCTTCACCTAATTTGCTACTGACTTTATAAACCGGATAACCAATGGCCTCGTAGCGCTTTAATGCGGCTTCGATGGCCGGCGCTTCTTCTGGGGTTAACAGATCGATTTTATTTAAAATAATGATCGGCGGAATATCGGTATCTTCGGCCGCGACTAAATAACGGTCGATAATTTGAGTGGTAAAGCTTGGCAGTACCGAAGACACAATTAAAATTTGGTCGATATTCGAGGCGATAATTTTTACGCCATCGTAGAGATCCGGGCGAGATAGCGAAGAGCGTCTTGGATGTACCGCCTCAACAATACCTGCGATACCACTATTAGCTTGAGTTTCAATGGCTAAACGTACAACGACCTTGTCGCCGGTGACTAAGCTTTTAATGGTACGGCGAATATTGCAGCGTACAATTTGTCCCTCTTCGGTTTCGATATCGGCGTGTTGACCGAAACGGGAAATCACAGTGCCGCTCTGTTCCGGGCCGAGTGAGCTATCCTGTAACTCAGGCGTATTTGTGTCACGACTATCACGATTTAAGCGTTTCTCGTGATTGGCACGCATACGGCGTAATTGACCTTGGCTTAGGGGTTTCTTCTTAGTCACTGCGTTGTCTTCGTCAATTAGAGGATTTTTTGTGTTTTAAAAAGCAGTATGATACACGCTCTTGAATAAAAAAGCCTGACTTTAGGCTATCTGACATGTTAAGGCGCAATTATGGCAGCAGATGCAAGCAATCTAATTTGGATCGATCTCGAAATGACAGGCTTGGAGCCTGATGTCGATAGAATTATCGAAATCGCTACCTTAGTAACGGATCAAGAATTGAATATCATCGGCCAAGGCCCTGTGATTGCGATTCATCAATCGGATGAAGTGCTGGCTGGAATGGATGATTGGAACCAAAAGCACCACGGCGAATCGGGTTTGATTGACCGTGTGCGTGCAAGTTCAGTCAATGAAGAGCAAGCGGTCGCGGAGACCATTGCCTTTTTATCCCAATATGTGCCGAAGGGCGCTTCGCCTATGTGCGGAAATAGCATTGGTCAAGATCGTCGTTTCTTAAATCGTTATATGCGCGAGCTTGAGGATTATTTCCACTATCGCAATTTGGACGTGAGTACGATAAAGGAGTTGGTGAGGCGTTGGAGCCCAGAAACCATGGCGGGTTTCAAAAAGCAAAACACCCACCAAGCATTGCAGGATATCCAAGAATCGATCGCTGAATTGCAGTATTACCGTAGCAAAGTATTTAAAATCTGACCGATCGGTAGATAAATCTTCAAGAAGGGGTTGCAGCCGCATAAATTTTTCATATAATGCGGCCTCAACTTTTTGATGCAGGCATAAAATGCCGGTCATTTAAGTCATGCGACATTAGCTCAGTTGGTAGAGCGATACCTTGCCAAGGTATAGGTCATCGGTTCGAACCCGATATGTCGCTCCAAATACAAATTTAGTGATTCACCAAGTCATTAAATACAGAATTTGCGACATTAGCTCAGTTGGTAGAGCGATACCTTGCCAAGGTATAGGTCATCGGTTCGAACCCGATATGTCGCTCCAAATACAAATTTAGTGATTCATCAAGTCATTAAATACGGAATATGCGACATTAGCTCAGTTGGTAGAGCGATACCTTGCCAAGGTATAGGTCATCGGTTCGAACCCGATATGTCGCTCCAATCTTTTTTCCCCTTAAAATATCATCTATATCTTTTGGATTATCTTTATTTATCCTTTCAGAGTCTTAAATTATCCTTCAAGCAATAAATATCGGTTAAGTTCAGGTTTCGACATTTCTCATTCCCTTTTTTAGTTTGATTTCTTTTTAATCAATATCTTATTCAAAAACATTCAGCATTGGTTCTGTAGGTCGATTGCTGACATTCGTGTGCCGAAATGCGTGATCTGCCCCCTGTTTCTTTAACTTTTCCTAAATTAGATGCCGTTGCGTAAGTTAAATTATGACGTTGTTCAAATATTCGTAGCGTTTTTACTTCCATAATGAATCCAAGACAAATTAGAAGCGCCAAGTCGTTGGCTTAACATTGGAGTGCATTATATGCGTATTCAACAATTGCGTGATTTACTTGAGTATATGGCTAACTGCCGCTTGGATATGGCGCAACTCTATGGCCGACTGAATAACCAGGCAGATTCTGCTCGAGTGAAGTTGATGCTGGAGTATTTAGAGTCTCATCAAAAGCATGTTGCCGAGAAGCTGCGGGATTATATCGATGAAGCGCCACAGCGCATCTTAGATACTTGGTATAAAGACTTTGTATTTGAAGATTTTACAAAACGTTGTCAGGATATCATGTTGCCAGCCAATATCGATGAGGACGAAGTACTGAACTTACATTTAGAGTTGGAGAACTTACTGATTGGCCTGCTAGAAAAAACAGAGCATTCAACCACTGCCGAAGATGCCCGTAGTGCACTGGCGGATTTAATCAGAGTCGAGAAGACCCAGCAACAACGTTTAGTGCATAGCACCATTCGAATGGAAGATATCTAAAGTTAAGTTCTACATCTCTTCATCTCCCAGTTACAAGGCCAGCGAAAGCTGGCTTTGTTGTATCTAGCACATCAATTTTGGCTATTCCTTGGTTTTAGTAGAGGTATGACGGTGTATTTTTGCGCGGCAACTGATATACGTCATAATTTTCAATGAAGGATTTTGCTACTTTATTGATCTCATTGATTGATTTACTCAAATTGAACTGGAAATTCCCCTCGCTTAATGCGTTGTGACTCAGTTAATTACTTATCCTTTCAGTCGGCAGGAGTCCCTATGGCACAGGATTTATCGAGTTTACCCACAGCACTTTATTCCCAAGCGCAAATAAGGGCTGGTGAGCTATTAGCGGTAGCCAAGGGTGAAGGGACACTCTATGGTTTGGTAGAACGTGCCGGAAAGGCTGCATTTAGTTATTTAAATCAATATATTGATAAATCTAGCTCGCCAAAAAAGGTTACTGTTGTGATTCTTGCGGGCAGTGGTAATAACGGCGCTGATGCCCTTGTTTGTGCCCGTTATGCGCTTGAGATGAATGTTAACCTACAGGTTTTGATTACAAAGCAAACGGGGACGGCAGAGTTTGAACAGGCGCTAAATGCCTTTTTAGCTGCAGGTGGAACAGTAGAATTACCTGAACTGCACGTGATTAAGCAGGCAGATATTATTGTTGATGGGTTACTGGGCACAGGGGTTAAGGGCCCATTGCGTGAAGAGGTGGTCAGTCTTATCGAGGCTGTGAATCAAAGCCAAGGATGGATATTAAGTTTAGATCTGCCATCGGGTATTGAAGCTGATACGGGCGGCTGCTCACCGACAGCGGTTATGGCCGATGTGACCCTCTGTTTTGGCGGGTTAAAGCAAGGGCTGCTGACGAGTAAGGCACGCCAACACTGCGGAGTGTTGGCTTTCGACGATTTAGGATTAACGCCTTATTTTACCGAGGAAAGTGCGGTTCGCGTTGGCAGGGAGCTCCTTAAGGGGTTCTTTGCTGCGCGGGCGAGGGATAGCCATAAAGGACTGTCAGGTAAAGTGGTGCTGATTGGTGGTGACCTAGGCATGGCGGGCGCTATTCGTCTGGCCAGTGAAGCCTGTTTACGGGCTGGTGCAGGATTAGTCACTGTAATAAGTAGGCCAGAGCATCAACTGGTGGTGAATGTGCCACGCCCAGAATTGATGTTTTGGGGCTGTGAACTGGTTGATATGGAAGTTTACCAGCGATTAGGTTGGGGACAAGTGATTGTCCTCGGTCCTGGTCTTGGCAAGCAAGATTGGGGTTATAACCTGTTTAAGGCTGCTGGGTTAAGTGACAAGCCCTGCGTGATCGATGCCGATGCCCTCAATCTTTTAAGTAATGAACCAAGAAGACAAAACAATTGGGTATTAACTCCCCATCCAGGGGAGGCGGCAAGACTTTTAGGAATGAGTGTCGCCGAAGTAGAGGCCGATCGTTTCGCCGCAGTGCGTGCACTGCAACAAAAATACGGTGGTGTCGTGCTACTTAAGGGAGCGGGAACCTTAATTTTTGATGGCAAACAAATGGTGGTTGCACCCGTTGGTAATCCTGGGCTTGCCAGTGGTGGGTGTGGCGATGTGTTATCTGGTATCATAGGCGCGCTGATGGCACAAGGCATGGATAATATGCAGGCGACCATTGTCGGTGTGGTTGTGCACGGATGTGCTGCCGATTTAAGCGCCGTTCAAGGTGAGCGGGGTATGCTAGCCAGTGA
This genomic window contains:
- a CDS encoding mechanosensitive ion channel domain-containing protein, producing the protein MLRILLLVVAFFSFSLYANSALQLDKRLGLNNTNSQQNLSIEQQIAELKTNIDKLAANANHFQQSLLDFEDNKKTINQGLIEAAKPLKLGSQTDLNQQASMAYLRLSELKDSETALGNQLNELLQRHNQLPNVIAQARQNVSQNKKSELAPLDTPAGELQQTQRMFFEQSLATNEAEIASSQKRIELTQLQLQLVRQQLSQQEGLIETINKAMNIQRQQQTDATLAKNVVDSDKVVDPTTRNIADTNNIYGQKLQTLTLQINNVVEEQEQAELQYQSQAKQLANIQEQITWVKMNSAFGDRFLQMLQSLPKPPNHEKLQTLIADARLDRYHIEQQQGLNEQELEQNTYNSAQLKLLRSQQVLLKQLLQSYDQYLSELGKLKVNYQQLSQQNLTLKNTLNEHLFWVPNAASINKLWLTDLQRSTIWLFQKAQWGQLNKAWQEQSDYWSWWIILMVLCLVVQDLMRPKLNRLLAHYVTYVGNVTQDKFIFTLKSLGISLGYALIKPLPVVAAGWIFYQSERNFVQAIGMGILAIGLVYLLYRVMFILAIDKGVLVGHFKRPAHLIQAGKQRLKHFVFIASPLLGLMGFTEVLDASLVRNSIGRGAFICFCILLFLLYKDILILSRQNIGNHHNGKNKRLMQKLLWAFLILVPLSSAVLAFRGYYFTAFQMLLQLQLSIVLGLGFLLLYQVIKRWMLIERRRIAFDRAKAKRAERLAQREKGEHQGSTNDGLDTYEEPVVDLETISSQSLGIVRSLLLLAFLASLIGLWTQTHVALFSFLDGITLWTTNTSINGVEQQLPITMKSVLFGLVVVGFSLMIATNLPGLLELMILQRLDLSPGTGFAITTVSRYLVVFLGLLIGFSSLGMEWSKLQWLIAALSLGLGFGLQEIFANFISGLIILFEKPVRIGDTVTIRELTGTVSKIQIRATTIIDWDRKEIIIPNKAFITEQLVNWSLSDPITRVRVNVAVARDSDPAKVEAALYQAVQECEDALQNPEPEVWFAGFGQHTQDYEVRAYAKDMSARWPLRHDLHKRITRKLKENNLELAYPQMEIHVKNGSNREQTGILRN
- a CDS encoding DMT family transporter; the encoded protein is MSKSTGLVELHLAVLMFGGTALFSKLIPLSALDITFLRCIVAAVVLGLFVNYRRSLTLGSKQDYLVAIGLGVIVSLHWVTYFAAMQLSSVAIGMIAFFTYPVMTVIVEPLLTGNRIKMQDMISAVLVLFGVILLIPEANLGNDTTLGIIVGIVSAMLFTARNLLQKRYFSQYSGPHAMFYQTLVAAVFLLPWHQTELSSISLHTWGLLVLLGVIFTAAPHALFTSALRQLSAKTVGLVSCLQPFYGAVLALLILGEGLNLNTMIGGTIIVATAIFETHQSHLAQRRKKGV
- the asd gene encoding archaetidylserine decarboxylase (Phosphatidylserine decarboxylase is synthesized as a single chain precursor. Generation of the pyruvoyl active site from a Ser is coupled to cleavage of a Gly-Ser bond between the larger (beta) and smaller (alpha chains). It is an integral membrane protein.) — encoded protein: MDKVKIALQYMLPKHLLSRLVGKFAASESGALTTAFIKWFIKQYKIDMSEALQSEPEAYKTFNAFFTRALKPGIRPVNHAPNIMVHPVDGAVSQLGPIKEGRIFQAKGHHYSSNTLLGDQAEDAKRFEGGDFATIYLAPKDYHRIHMPIKGTLSKMTYVPGELFSVNPLTARHVPGLFARNERVVAIFETEHGPLAMVLVGATIVASIETVWAGTVTPPTGKQVFTWEYPTEGSEAITLEKGEEMGRFKLGSTVVMLFAKDAIDTFAEGVEAEAVTRMGQPFANLKNVSIAD
- the rsgA gene encoding small ribosomal subunit biogenesis GTPase RsgA; this translates as MTKKKPLSQGQLRRMRANHEKRLNRDSRDTNTPELQDSSLGPEQSGTVISRFGQHADIETEEGQIVRCNIRRTIKSLVTGDKVVVRLAIETQANSGIAGIVEAVHPRRSSLSRPDLYDGVKIIASNIDQILIVSSVLPSFTTQIIDRYLVAAEDTDIPPIIILNKIDLLTPEEAPAIEAALKRYEAIGYPVYKVSSKLGEGLDTIKALLKDKVSVFAGQSGVGKSSLVNALLPDADLLVGDVSDNSGLGQHTTTTAKLLHLPSGGDLIDSPGVREFALWHLPAQRVGWCFIEFRDFLGGCKFRDCKHLDDPGCALKAAVDQGKISEDRFYNYHRIIASLDEQRHARYFRAQDDE
- the orn gene encoding oligoribonuclease, coding for MAADASNLIWIDLEMTGLEPDVDRIIEIATLVTDQELNIIGQGPVIAIHQSDEVLAGMDDWNQKHHGESGLIDRVRASSVNEEQAVAETIAFLSQYVPKGASPMCGNSIGQDRRFLNRYMRELEDYFHYRNLDVSTIKELVRRWSPETMAGFKKQNTHQALQDIQESIAELQYYRSKVFKI
- a CDS encoding NAD(P)H-hydrate dehydratase, with amino-acid sequence MAQDLSSLPTALYSQAQIRAGELLAVAKGEGTLYGLVERAGKAAFSYLNQYIDKSSSPKKVTVVILAGSGNNGADALVCARYALEMNVNLQVLITKQTGTAEFEQALNAFLAAGGTVELPELHVIKQADIIVDGLLGTGVKGPLREEVVSLIEAVNQSQGWILSLDLPSGIEADTGGCSPTAVMADVTLCFGGLKQGLLTSKARQHCGVLAFDDLGLTPYFTEESAVRVGRELLKGFFAARARDSHKGLSGKVVLIGGDLGMAGAIRLASEACLRAGAGLVTVISRPEHQLVVNVPRPELMFWGCELVDMEVYQRLGWGQVIVLGPGLGKQDWGYNLFKAAGLSDKPCVIDADALNLLSNEPRRQNNWVLTPHPGEAARLLGMSVAEVEADRFAAVRALQQKYGGVVLLKGAGTLIFDGKQMVVAPVGNPGLASGGCGDVLSGIIGALMAQGMDNMQATIVGVVVHGCAADLSAVQGERGMLASDLMPFIRQLVNSDLL